One Candidatus Bathyarchaeota archaeon genomic region harbors:
- a CDS encoding TldD/PmbA family protein: MRAVNELDLITPCERAASLLSKSDVDFFDVFASYTRSLNIEILGKGVSEARARTDVGLGVRVFKNKGMGIAFSQSLKARDVERIVRKAISFARMAQPDPYFRSIPGPSKAPSIPGLCDEDIINLSLGDAANLAERMIKAAAEVQGGAMYSGGLSGTHSKGYLLTSTGVSVVTEKTSVMAELMLNYRRDDDVGSSYEYDYAISLTEIDFEMIGRNAAQKALEQFGSKKLESGVMSVILTPESTSSLVFSLMAAISGESAVKARTFASSYLGKQIAPEMLEINDDGTIAGAVASSSYDGEGVPRRPLKVISRGRLISFLHNSYSAGIAGVESTGHAVRRGYGGNIGAGPTNIRVEPGDSSLDEMISETKIGVLATNVGFSPNMVSGEFSNTVDEGFFIKNGEKIHPIKNLMMGGHLLDLFRNIELISKEGRTIGKGFFFPSIKIGNVKFAGR, translated from the coding sequence ATGAGAGCCGTGAATGAGTTGGATCTGATTACTCCTTGTGAGAGGGCAGCAAGTCTTCTTTCAAAGTCCGATGTAGACTTTTTTGATGTCTTTGCATCGTACACTCGCTCGCTTAACATTGAGATTCTGGGAAAAGGGGTCAGCGAGGCAAGAGCTAGGACGGATGTGGGATTAGGGGTTAGGGTCTTTAAGAATAAGGGGATGGGAATAGCCTTTTCACAGAGTCTAAAGGCTAGAGATGTAGAGAGAATAGTGAGAAAAGCGATCAGCTTCGCAAGGATGGCGCAGCCAGATCCATATTTCAGGTCTATTCCTGGGCCGTCTAAGGCGCCGAGCATTCCCGGATTATGTGATGAAGACATAATAAACCTCAGCCTAGGTGACGCTGCTAATTTAGCCGAAAGAATGATAAAAGCTGCCGCTGAAGTACAGGGGGGTGCTATGTATAGTGGCGGTTTAAGCGGTACCCATTCAAAAGGTTATCTGTTGACCTCAACGGGTGTGTCAGTAGTGACGGAAAAAACCTCAGTTATGGCTGAGCTGATGTTGAACTATAGAAGAGATGATGATGTAGGGAGCTCATATGAGTATGATTACGCCATTTCATTGACCGAAATCGATTTTGAAATGATCGGTCGGAATGCTGCCCAGAAGGCGTTGGAGCAGTTTGGATCCAAAAAACTGGAGAGCGGCGTCATGTCCGTCATACTAACACCTGAATCTACAAGTTCTCTTGTCTTTAGCTTGATGGCTGCAATATCTGGTGAATCGGCCGTTAAGGCCAGAACATTTGCATCCAGCTATCTTGGAAAGCAGATCGCCCCAGAGATGCTTGAAATCAATGATGATGGAACAATTGCTGGCGCGGTTGCGAGCAGTTCTTATGACGGTGAGGGGGTTCCGAGAAGACCGCTCAAAGTTATTAGTAGAGGGAGACTGATTTCATTCCTGCACAACTCATACTCCGCCGGGATAGCTGGCGTAGAGTCAACAGGTCATGCAGTAAGGAGAGGATATGGCGGAAATATTGGCGCAGGACCGACTAACATAAGAGTTGAGCCAGGAGACAGCTCTTTAGATGAGATGATAAGCGAAACGAAAATAGGGGTTTTGGCAACAAACGTTGGCTTCTCACCTAATATGGTTTCAGGTGAATTCTCAAACACAGTAGATGAGGGCTTCTTTATAAAAAACGGTGAGAAAATCCATCCCATAAAGAACCTGATGATGGGAGGACATTTACTCGACCTTTTCAGAAATATCGAATTGATCTCAAAAGAGGGGAGAACCATAGGAAAGGGCTTCTTTTTCCCATCCATAAAGATCGGCAACGTTAAATTTGCTGGTAGATGA
- a CDS encoding TldD/PmbA family protein produces the protein MKGLLEKVVQKGLEADASFCEARFFEERSSSITLENGVAKSLSSGIVRGVGLRVIVNGRWGFSSTNIVSKRSVERALKDAISGARALSLQPGEEAKIMDVKPNIDTVKHKVKVNPEDVSAEEKVKALLELEKVSRTYSDRVKDTLLAYRDVITTVIVCNSFGTLVEETTPRTHAYCQVISKSGDNMQVGFEVVGNVGGYEIIEDIEPENFTGKAAKTAVDLLDAHAPPRGTFTVVVDPDVGGLFVHEAFGHNSEGDLVFGGQSIISEKIGKKVASGLVSIIDDPTRPNYGRFNYDHEGVKAEPHVIVKDGILTNFLHSLESAAKLGGRPQGSARAQSHHYPPIVRMSNTFFGPGEMTLDEILEDIELGVYLSGSQYGYVETQKGQFTCKVKEAWMIEKGELREHLRDVAISGLVLEALENVTAVGKDLEIKMPGTCGKFGQGMYVDAGSPHLRVDEIVVGGRR, from the coding sequence ATGAAGGGTCTCCTTGAAAAGGTTGTGCAGAAGGGTCTGGAGGCTGATGCAAGCTTCTGTGAGGCCCGCTTTTTTGAAGAGAGAAGTAGCAGCATTACATTAGAGAATGGTGTTGCTAAGAGCTTAAGCTCTGGAATAGTTAGAGGTGTAGGGTTAAGGGTTATAGTAAATGGGAGGTGGGGGTTCTCCTCTACGAATATTGTGTCTAAAAGAAGCGTTGAAAGAGCGCTTAAGGACGCCATAAGCGGTGCAAGGGCCTTATCCCTTCAACCTGGTGAGGAAGCAAAGATTATGGATGTAAAGCCTAACATTGATACTGTTAAACATAAAGTTAAAGTCAACCCTGAGGATGTTAGCGCCGAAGAGAAGGTTAAGGCACTACTTGAATTGGAAAAAGTCTCAAGAACTTATAGTGACAGAGTGAAAGATACTCTCTTGGCGTACCGAGATGTCATCACAACTGTCATCGTATGTAACTCTTTTGGGACGCTCGTTGAGGAGACGACTCCCAGAACCCATGCATACTGCCAAGTGATCTCAAAAAGTGGGGACAATATGCAAGTGGGATTTGAGGTAGTGGGCAACGTTGGGGGATACGAGATAATCGAAGATATCGAACCTGAGAATTTCACGGGAAAGGCTGCCAAGACAGCTGTGGATCTTCTCGATGCGCATGCCCCGCCTAGAGGCACATTTACGGTCGTAGTCGATCCAGATGTTGGCGGACTTTTTGTTCACGAAGCCTTTGGACACAACAGTGAAGGGGATCTGGTCTTTGGAGGTCAGTCTATAATCTCAGAGAAAATTGGAAAGAAAGTTGCAAGCGGTCTCGTCTCAATAATTGATGATCCCACCAGACCAAATTATGGAAGGTTCAATTATGATCATGAGGGTGTAAAGGCCGAGCCCCATGTGATTGTTAAAGATGGCATACTGACGAATTTCCTTCATTCATTAGAATCAGCTGCCAAGCTCGGTGGAAGGCCTCAGGGAAGCGCTAGAGCCCAATCTCATCATTATCCGCCAATAGTAAGAATGTCAAACACTTTTTTCGGTCCAGGAGAGATGACGCTTGATGAAATCTTAGAGGATATAGAACTGGGCGTGTACCTTTCAGGCTCCCAATACGGTTATGTTGAAACGCAGAAGGGTCAATTCACCTGCAAGGTAAAGGAGGCCTGGATGATTGAGAAAGGTGAATTAAGAGAGCATCTGCGAGATGTGGCAATCAGCGGGCTCGTTCTCGAGGCATTAGAGAATGTGACCGCAGTGGGTAAAGACTTAGAGATAAAGATGCCTGGAACATGTGGAAAATTCGGGCAGGGGATGTATGTGGACGCAGGGTCGCCGCATCTGAGGGTCGATGAGATAGTTGTGGGAGGGAGGAGATGA
- a CDS encoding Nre family DNA repair protein yields MKSKAGKKFIKKVKMKVPWVGHIIEDEKTAGDLNVSDGLVRLETYEGSLCLVCRGSRLLCGRVRCPALLRLYSFLKVKSLTASEKIRGSSPPGIFVGRIGYPFVYAGPLIPPILGDTSQFDTPEVWVGKSVEEIIGFRTNLIRGKFRVNVNRPKHNDRLIEKTLELALSSTSVDAEVVFKKKPANNFLIDETVQPMGPSALLKNIDVGNVKTDLRIEKAYSDRDLRAEEAVLKLYLDSVPVSGIQRAFSFGAFGLKKQRRLVPTRWSITAVDSIISRKLIEEKVKKRPAINDYRVYEFEYLGNIFIILLIPSTWRYEWIEAWHPGTAWNPGQRDVAMGGDWEGYKGRTKYASIGGCYYAVRLAVAEFLAREGRQAGVVAMREIHPSYVTPLGVWINRESVREALRRGCRKFSSLSESLDYIGRRFSIGLDEWVRASVLLKDEIYQERITDYLPRR; encoded by the coding sequence ATGAAATCTAAAGCGGGGAAAAAGTTCATTAAAAAAGTTAAGATGAAAGTTCCTTGGGTAGGTCACATAATCGAGGATGAAAAGACAGCTGGGGATCTTAATGTCTCTGATGGCCTGGTCAGACTGGAGACATATGAAGGAAGCCTTTGTCTAGTATGCAGAGGGAGCAGGCTACTTTGCGGAAGAGTACGTTGCCCCGCTCTTTTACGTCTCTACTCCTTTTTAAAAGTGAAGAGCCTCACAGCCTCGGAAAAGATCAGAGGTTCTTCACCGCCTGGAATATTTGTCGGCCGAATAGGTTACCCATTCGTTTATGCTGGTCCGCTCATTCCACCCATCCTTGGAGACACGTCTCAATTTGACACGCCTGAAGTATGGGTTGGAAAATCAGTTGAAGAGATAATCGGTTTTAGGACCAATCTAATTCGTGGAAAGTTCAGAGTTAATGTGAATAGGCCGAAGCATAATGACCGCCTGATAGAAAAAACCTTGGAATTAGCCCTTTCCAGCACATCAGTAGATGCGGAAGTCGTATTCAAGAAGAAGCCTGCGAATAATTTCCTGATAGATGAGACTGTTCAGCCTATGGGTCCTTCAGCGTTACTTAAAAACATCGATGTTGGAAATGTAAAAACTGACTTGAGGATCGAGAAAGCCTACAGTGACAGAGACCTCAGGGCGGAAGAAGCGGTCTTGAAACTTTATCTAGACAGCGTCCCAGTTTCGGGAATTCAGAGAGCCTTCAGTTTCGGAGCCTTTGGTTTAAAGAAACAGAGGAGGCTGGTCCCTACAAGATGGAGCATCACAGCCGTTGACTCCATAATTTCAAGGAAGCTTATTGAAGAAAAGGTGAAAAAAAGGCCTGCAATAAATGATTACCGCGTTTACGAATTTGAATATCTAGGGAACATCTTCATAATATTGCTTATACCATCAACTTGGAGATACGAGTGGATAGAGGCATGGCACCCAGGAACAGCTTGGAACCCTGGGCAAAGGGATGTAGCGATGGGTGGTGACTGGGAAGGGTATAAAGGGCGCACAAAATATGCTTCCATTGGCGGCTGTTATTATGCGGTTAGACTGGCCGTAGCAGAATTCCTGGCAAGAGAGGGCAGGCAGGCCGGAGTCGTAGCGATGAGAGAAATTCACCCTAGCTATGTCACACCGCTGGGCGTATGGATAAATCGTGAGTCAGTCAGAGAGGCTCTAAGAAGGGGGTGCAGGAAATTCAGCTCCCTAAGCGAATCTCTCGATTATATAGGACGTAGGTTCTCTATTGGGCTGGATGAGTGGGTAAGAGCAAGCGTTCTTCTGAAGGACGAAATTTATCAAGAACGTATAACGGATTATTTGCCGCGGCGCTAA
- a CDS encoding Hsp20/alpha crystallin family protein produces the protein MSEDEWDRWWRRRFPFFRRSFFEDFEEIFREMEEMMEREFKEFSKRVPKDLIRERELPDGTKVHEWGPFVYGYSITIGPDGKPQIREFGNVKPGTRFGKPEISIREEREPLVDIISADGEIKVIAELPGVDKKDIKLHGTESTLTISVDTPERKYYKEVELPAKVDPDKARSTYKNGVLEVTLQKKEEKPKGSPIKIE, from the coding sequence TTGTCTGAAGATGAATGGGACAGATGGTGGAGGAGAAGATTCCCATTCTTTAGAAGATCTTTCTTCGAAGATTTCGAAGAAATCTTCCGAGAAATGGAGGAGATGATGGAGCGAGAATTCAAGGAGTTTTCAAAGAGAGTCCCAAAAGATCTTATCCGCGAGCGCGAACTTCCAGATGGGACGAAGGTGCACGAGTGGGGACCATTCGTTTATGGATACAGCATCACCATAGGACCTGACGGTAAGCCCCAGATTAGAGAATTTGGCAATGTTAAGCCTGGCACAAGATTTGGGAAACCGGAGATAAGCATCAGAGAGGAAAGGGAGCCGCTTGTCGACATTATCTCCGCTGACGGAGAGATAAAAGTAATAGCCGAATTACCGGGTGTAGATAAGAAGGACATCAAACTGCATGGAACTGAAAGTACGTTGACAATATCGGTGGATACGCCTGAGCGGAAATATTATAAGGAGGTTGAGTTGCCCGCTAAGGTCGATCCTGATAAGGCAAGGTCGACATATAAGAACGGTGTACTGGAAGTCACGCTACAAAAGAAGGAGGAGAAGCCAAAGGGTTCGCCGATAAAGATTGAGTGA
- a CDS encoding thymidylate synthase codes for MSIDSFGVSIRARTVSEAWERAVVRCWTQGHEAPTEYGEISKEILGLMIIVEKPFDEPRVHRGDINVATKDSLQKYINEVLYGNLDWAVEEGKIHYTYHERLFCYPPAKVNQIDFILKKLSQVSFSRRAQAIVWDPERDLWVDSPPCLQRIWCTIRGGRLVMHTTWRSRDIFRAMHMNMLAMTELQRMLAEKLRVDVGPYLDFSNSAHIYEKTYRDVERFIKVAAKRSNQPY; via the coding sequence TTGAGTATAGATTCATTTGGTGTCTCGATCAGGGCAAGAACAGTTTCGGAGGCTTGGGAACGAGCCGTTGTTAGATGTTGGACTCAGGGACATGAAGCCCCAACGGAGTATGGAGAGATAAGCAAGGAGATTCTCGGCCTCATGATCATTGTGGAGAAACCTTTTGACGAGCCGAGGGTCCACAGGGGAGACATCAACGTTGCCACTAAGGACTCATTGCAAAAGTATATTAACGAAGTTCTCTACGGTAACCTAGACTGGGCTGTCGAGGAGGGAAAGATTCATTACACATATCATGAGAGATTGTTCTGTTACCCGCCTGCAAAAGTCAATCAAATAGATTTCATTTTGAAGAAACTTTCTCAAGTCAGTTTTTCTAGAAGGGCTCAGGCAATCGTCTGGGACCCTGAAAGGGATCTCTGGGTTGATTCTCCACCCTGCCTGCAAAGGATTTGGTGCACGATAAGAGGCGGAAGGTTAGTTATGCATACAACTTGGAGGAGTCGAGATATATTTAGAGCTATGCACATGAATATGCTTGCGATGACAGAGCTTCAAAGAATGCTGGCGGAGAAATTGAGGGTGGATGTCGGTCCATATCTAGACTTCTCTAACAGCGCGCATATATACGAAAAAACCTATAGAGATGTCGAGCGATTCATAAAGGTAGCTGCGAAACGGTCTAACCAACCTTATTGA
- a CDS encoding secondary thiamine-phosphate synthase enzyme YjbQ yields MKIHFGSFTISTQTKLEIRDITSNIQNVIRESNVLNGLVNIWAPHATAAVTVNENDRELWTDIIHIFERLAPIKERYEHNLKYGWSNSEQNAHAHILSSIIKPSVTVPLRNGRMQLGTWQSILFIELDGPRIRTINVEIIGE; encoded by the coding sequence TTGAAGATTCATTTCGGTTCCTTCACTATCTCGACGCAGACGAAACTGGAAATAAGAGACATAACATCCAACATCCAGAATGTCATCAGGGAAAGTAACGTTCTCAACGGTTTGGTTAACATATGGGCCCCGCATGCAACAGCCGCGGTAACGGTGAATGAAAACGACAGAGAGCTCTGGACTGACATCATCCATATATTTGAAAGGCTTGCACCGATTAAGGAAAGATATGAGCATAATCTCAAGTATGGTTGGAGTAATAGCGAACAGAATGCACACGCCCATATTCTCAGCTCCATAATAAAACCCTCTGTAACAGTGCCTCTGAGGAATGGCAGAATGCAGCTTGGCACTTGGCAATCAATTTTATTTATTGAACTGGACGGTCCGAGAATCAGAACGATTAATGTAGAAATAATAGGAGAATAA
- a CDS encoding N-glycosylase/DNA lyase: MKMFVKGSADKVVEYVERLKESQVKVLVDHRINEFIETGKKSDTEIFKELCYCILTANFSAEKSMRIQNAIGDGFITLPECELTYALRSLGHRFPSSRSRYIVEARKLKDGIKELIASFSDPYQLRDWIAENVRGLGLKEASHFLRNIGFLDFAILDFHIIDLLVECGVISRPKTLTRKKYLEIEEMMKQLASKVRLTLGELDLYLWWIKTGKILK; the protein is encoded by the coding sequence ATGAAAATGTTTGTAAAAGGCTCAGCAGACAAAGTCGTTGAATACGTTGAGAGATTGAAGGAGAGCCAAGTTAAGGTATTAGTAGATCACCGCATTAACGAGTTTATTGAGACTGGAAAGAAATCAGACACAGAGATCTTCAAGGAGCTATGTTACTGCATTCTGACCGCAAATTTTAGCGCTGAAAAAAGTATGCGCATCCAGAACGCTATAGGTGACGGGTTTATAACTCTCCCAGAGTGTGAGCTTACCTACGCGCTTAGAAGTCTTGGGCATCGTTTCCCATCCAGTCGCTCCAGATATATTGTTGAGGCGAGGAAACTAAAAGATGGAATAAAGGAATTGATAGCATCTTTCAGTGACCCATATCAATTGCGTGACTGGATTGCAGAGAATGTTAGAGGATTGGGATTGAAGGAGGCAAGCCACTTCCTGAGAAACATTGGTTTCCTAGATTTTGCCATACTAGACTTCCATATAATCGATCTTCTAGTCGAATGTGGGGTGATATCTCGACCTAAAACCTTGACGAGAAAGAAGTATCTGGAGATCGAAGAGATGATGAAGCAGCTCGCAAGCAAAGTTCGTCTCACTCTCGGAGAACTCGACCTCTACCTATGGTGGATCAAAACTGGAAAAATCCTAAAATAG
- a CDS encoding VTT domain-containing protein: MEKRYLISIIALVGVAVISAVILYHTLFVGNIVEEIGLSGIFLVSMLSHLTIIGRDLFAPAFISLTPFYNPVILGFSAGIGAAVGEVTTYYWGLGISNTFQKGSEESQFTRWMKKYGNLALLIVASSPLPDTPIALLAGSSRLPIGKFLMIQIVGKTLFYSLAAAAGGFIFAQLSDIFGELLLSTLVVAASLALCVIASWNKGREKVLKLLRMILH; this comes from the coding sequence ATGGAAAAAAGATATCTTATAAGCATTATAGCACTAGTAGGCGTTGCCGTTATATCAGCTGTTATTCTTTATCACACATTATTCGTTGGGAATATTGTTGAGGAAATCGGGCTTTCAGGAATATTTCTGGTATCCATGCTTAGCCACTTAACTATTATAGGTAGAGACCTTTTTGCACCCGCATTCATAAGCCTGACCCCATTCTATAATCCTGTCATTCTTGGATTCTCTGCAGGTATTGGAGCAGCGGTAGGTGAGGTCACAACTTACTATTGGGGTTTAGGCATCAGCAACACGTTCCAGAAGGGCAGTGAAGAGAGCCAATTCACCAGGTGGATGAAGAAATATGGAAATCTTGCGCTTCTTATCGTTGCTTCTTCACCTCTACCCGACACGCCTATCGCGCTTTTAGCCGGCTCATCTAGGCTTCCCATAGGAAAATTTCTCATGATACAAATTGTAGGCAAGACATTATTCTATTCCCTCGCAGCCGCAGCAGGAGGCTTTATCTTCGCGCAATTAAGCGACATTTTCGGTGAGCTTCTTCTCTCCACGCTCGTCGTTGCCGCTTCACTTGCATTATGCGTGATCGCATCATGGAACAAAGGAAGAGAGAAAGTTCTTAAACTGTTAAGAATGATTCTTCATTGA
- the cysS gene encoding cysteine--tRNA ligase — protein sequence MVLMVFNTLGRKKEEFVPIREKEVRIYVCGPTVYDYIHIGNARAFIFSDVVRRYLEYKGYKVRLVRNVTDIDDKIIKRAEEMGLSVQELAEKYTDAYFEDAKKLGIIKPDVNPRATQHIPEIIEAIRRLIERGYAYQADGDVYFDVTKFGDYGKLSGNRAAALRMGARIEANPKKRNQADFALWKAKAGTEISWESPWGAGRPGWHIECSTMAMKYLGETIDIHMGGKDLIFPHHENEIAQAEASTGRIFARYWLHNEWVTVNGAKMSKSLGNFITVRDALKICKPMELRLFLISTHYRAPLDFNQEKLEEARAELGKIVDSFIRFKTLEESVLPLDGEDELLDSIQKAKREFEEAMDDDFNTHLAIMAILEVVRAINSYCDRNKVVSQKIKEEVLKTFIRLLDVLGIGIPEEEAATPTPKYLNDLVALILDVREEMRRRKEWKTADMIRERLEKIGVKIEDTPEGPKVSLD from the coding sequence ATGGTTCTAATGGTCTTCAATACTCTTGGGAGAAAGAAAGAAGAATTTGTTCCTATACGGGAAAAGGAAGTCAGAATATACGTCTGTGGACCAACCGTCTACGATTATATTCACATAGGCAACGCGAGAGCGTTTATCTTCTCAGATGTGGTCCGCCGCTACTTGGAATACAAAGGATACAAAGTCAGACTTGTCCGCAACGTAACAGACATCGACGATAAGATCATTAAAAGGGCGGAAGAGATGGGATTGAGCGTCCAAGAGCTAGCTGAAAAATATACTGATGCTTACTTCGAGGATGCTAAAAAACTCGGCATTATTAAGCCGGATGTCAATCCACGAGCAACACAGCATATTCCCGAGATTATAGAGGCGATTAGAAGACTAATTGAGAGGGGATATGCCTACCAAGCAGACGGCGACGTATACTTCGACGTAACAAAGTTTGGAGACTATGGTAAATTGTCTGGAAACAGGGCGGCGGCATTAAGGATGGGTGCCAGAATTGAGGCTAATCCGAAAAAGAGGAACCAAGCGGATTTTGCCCTCTGGAAAGCTAAGGCTGGCACCGAAATCAGTTGGGAAAGCCCTTGGGGGGCTGGAAGACCAGGATGGCATATTGAATGTTCAACCATGGCAATGAAATATTTGGGCGAAACAATAGACATTCATATGGGTGGAAAGGATCTAATATTTCCACATCACGAGAATGAGATAGCGCAGGCAGAAGCGTCAACAGGCAGGATTTTCGCGAGATACTGGCTTCACAATGAGTGGGTAACAGTGAATGGAGCGAAAATGTCGAAATCTCTTGGAAATTTTATCACAGTGAGAGATGCATTAAAGATATGCAAGCCGATGGAGCTTAGACTTTTTCTGATTTCAACGCATTACAGAGCTCCATTAGATTTTAATCAAGAGAAACTTGAAGAAGCAAGGGCGGAGCTAGGTAAGATAGTGGATTCATTCATAAGATTCAAGACGCTTGAAGAATCAGTCTTGCCACTCGATGGTGAAGATGAGTTACTAGATAGTATCCAAAAAGCAAAGAGAGAGTTTGAAGAGGCTATGGATGATGACTTCAACACTCATTTGGCCATCATGGCGATCCTAGAAGTGGTTAGAGCAATAAACAGTTACTGTGACAGAAATAAAGTGGTAAGCCAGAAGATTAAAGAAGAAGTGCTGAAAACCTTCATTCGCCTCTTAGATGTTTTAGGCATAGGAATCCCAGAGGAGGAAGCGGCAACTCCAACGCCTAAATATCTGAATGATCTTGTAGCCTTAATACTAGATGTAAGAGAAGAGATGAGAAGAAGAAAAGAATGGAAAACAGCTGACATGATAAGAGAACGGCTTGAAAAAATTGGAGTGAAAATAGAAGATACCCCTGAAGGCCCGAAGGTTTCGCTTGATTAG
- a CDS encoding exosome protein, with protein sequence MQGSKRRIVSVELSFLAHATEDQDKVLQAVRNILPQEQIDNITFIKSKMKGEYGNPITLFKAQIRDHAAAEALVRNLSSNLLLTDREVLQHEFEHHVERGNLYLRFDKQAALLGETRLCRADPIRIRIRFNTSRLEELKEKCREIGILP encoded by the coding sequence TTGCAGGGAAGTAAAAGAAGAATAGTATCTGTTGAGCTGAGCTTTCTTGCTCATGCAACAGAAGACCAGGATAAAGTTCTCCAAGCTGTAAGAAATATACTTCCGCAGGAGCAAATTGATAACATCACATTCATCAAAAGCAAAATGAAAGGAGAGTATGGAAACCCGATTACCCTATTCAAAGCGCAGATAAGGGACCACGCAGCCGCCGAAGCTTTAGTTAGGAATCTTTCATCAAATCTTCTATTGACTGACAGAGAAGTTCTCCAGCATGAGTTCGAGCATCACGTTGAAAGGGGCAATCTGTATCTCAGATTCGATAAGCAGGCTGCTCTCCTCGGAGAAACAAGGCTTTGTAGAGCAGATCCAATACGCATAAGGATACGTTTCAACACATCGAGGTTAGAAGAACTGAAAGAGAAATGTAGAGAAATCGGGATTCTACCATGA
- a CDS encoding Rpp14/Pop5 family protein, with product MPREVRRRYISFKIDCNGELDEKDLNQAIWETTLKLFGEFGASLTHLSLIEYDGKRRMGIVRCSHIALDCVKASLASITRIGKHDAAIQIQLVSGTLKSLRKKIYGHEV from the coding sequence TTGCCGCGGGAAGTAAGGAGACGCTACATCTCTTTCAAAATTGACTGTAACGGGGAATTAGATGAAAAAGATCTTAATCAAGCAATATGGGAGACCACTCTAAAATTATTCGGCGAATTTGGGGCGAGTCTCACTCATCTTTCCCTCATCGAGTATGATGGAAAAAGAAGAATGGGTATAGTGCGCTGCTCTCACATAGCATTGGATTGCGTGAAAGCTTCGCTTGCGTCAATTACAAGAATAGGAAAACATGACGCGGCGATACAGATACAGCTCGTTTCCGGGACGTTAAAGTCGCTTAGAAAAAAAATCTATGGACATGAGGTTTAG
- a CDS encoding CTP-dependent riboflavin kinase, with protein MRDSITDREVENLFFLLYRLAEMGAVNRTLKISTKFLAEKMDLSQQTLSRRLIDLERKGLVLRSVARDGTYVKISDQGVRLLRKIQSGLNIIFEEHVPLSVTLEGLVFSGLGEGAYYVTRKPYRDQFIQKLGFDPYPGTLNLKLVDDYNRRLRRELETCAGIEIEGFQNENRTFGPVKCFQAKIGNKEDGAVLFALRTHYDDSVLEIISPYCLRSRLRLKDGSKLKVEVFIKSKI; from the coding sequence TTGAGGGACTCAATCACCGATAGGGAAGTTGAAAATCTCTTCTTTCTACTTTACAGATTGGCTGAGATGGGAGCTGTAAACAGAACCCTAAAGATTTCGACAAAGTTCTTAGCTGAAAAGATGGACCTTTCTCAGCAGACACTCTCGAGAAGGCTAATTGATCTTGAAAGGAAGGGTCTGGTACTCAGGTCTGTTGCACGTGATGGAACCTACGTAAAAATTTCCGACCAGGGTGTCAGACTGCTAAGAAAAATCCAAAGCGGCTTAAACATTATATTCGAAGAGCATGTTCCACTCTCTGTTACATTGGAGGGGCTGGTCTTCTCCGGTCTCGGCGAGGGCGCATATTATGTTACCCGTAAGCCTTATAGAGACCAGTTCATCCAGAAGCTAGGCTTCGATCCCTATCCAGGAACCTTAAACTTAAAGCTTGTAGACGATTATAATAGGAGATTGAGACGTGAACTAGAAACATGCGCGGGGATCGAAATTGAAGGCTTCCAGAATGAAAACAGAACCTTCGGTCCGGTTAAATGTTTCCAAGCCAAGATAGGTAACAAAGAAGATGGTGCAGTTCTTTTCGCCCTGCGAACCCACTACGATGACTCTGTTCTTGAGATCATATCGCCATACTGTTTACGCAGTCGCCTCAGATTGAAGGACGGCAGCAAACTCAAAGTAGAAGTATTTATCAAATCAAAAATTTAA